The Corynebacterium jeddahense genome has a window encoding:
- a CDS encoding serine/threonine protein kinase, whose amino-acid sequence MSDPNTTNPRDTEARDTEARDTEAVPFDPFADDDTDDDTDDEDDADDAEPGTEAVAFDPFADDEDDAGDSLGEYSSMGEMAGLLKDLDKLRKGSGREDTSQRSRRLALDTFRERRGTRRASRFVADGMVELPWVEPTEPKAALVDPRPAVARKGIAPPALSAGDIVAGQYEIMGVIAHGGMGWIYLALDHYVAGRVVVLKGLHSTDNADEAAAAEAEREFLADITHPGIVKIFNFIDDPRVPGGFTVMEYVGGPSLRARRNAAEHRVLEPDVAIAYILEVLPALDYLHSRGVVYNDLKPDNIIVTEDQVKLIDMGAVSGIGAYGFIYGTKGFQAPEVATEGPSIRSDVYTVGRTLASLVVDLPQTDGVYDPGVPTPTEEPLFRRYTSLYRLISRCCDPDPARRFESMVELEGQLLGVLREVVAARDGRTFPAQHSLFSPQRTTFGTKHLVFRTDQLIDGISRTVDITPQEVVAALPSPLINRDDIGAAMLQGSSYAEPRETLETLRQAMTTPQYEESTEIPFGVVRTMLDLGLTRQARAWLVSLEERFGGTWRHWWYSGVVETLLGDFRAAKRSFAEVLRLLPGEAAPKLALAAVSDLLLQELGTQEQKLLDADLARAAASLDQHLHEVPNVVFEELAAQGVIDAEWSMQTVEPVALRFHAIRLYALVWLTNPTTVSSAFGLARMLMREDQVALAIKALDKVPSASRHYRMAQLTAILCLVAPESEAHAAPTEEQIRLAARRLERIPSTEPRFLQIKVAVIEAGLIYLREHPASSTATLFEYPFTVRGLRRGLALTLRAQARVAPYPQHRYALVDMANKVRPATWF is encoded by the coding sequence TCGCTCGGCGAGTACTCCTCGATGGGCGAGATGGCGGGGCTGCTCAAGGACCTGGACAAGTTGCGCAAGGGGTCGGGCCGGGAGGATACGTCGCAACGCTCGCGCAGGCTGGCGCTGGACACCTTCCGCGAGCGCCGCGGCACCCGGCGCGCGAGCCGCTTCGTCGCCGACGGCATGGTGGAGCTGCCGTGGGTGGAGCCCACCGAGCCGAAGGCGGCCCTCGTGGACCCACGGCCCGCGGTGGCGCGCAAGGGCATCGCGCCGCCGGCGCTGTCCGCGGGCGACATCGTGGCCGGGCAGTACGAGATCATGGGCGTCATCGCGCACGGCGGCATGGGCTGGATCTACCTCGCGCTGGACCACTACGTGGCCGGGCGCGTGGTCGTGCTCAAGGGGCTGCATTCCACGGACAACGCGGATGAGGCGGCCGCTGCCGAGGCGGAGCGCGAGTTCCTCGCGGACATCACGCACCCCGGCATCGTGAAGATCTTTAACTTCATCGACGACCCGCGCGTGCCGGGCGGGTTCACCGTGATGGAGTACGTGGGCGGGCCGTCGCTGCGCGCGCGTCGTAACGCGGCAGAGCACCGCGTCCTCGAACCGGATGTGGCCATCGCGTACATCCTCGAGGTGCTGCCCGCGCTGGACTACCTGCACTCGCGCGGGGTGGTGTACAACGACCTCAAACCGGACAACATCATTGTCACGGAGGACCAGGTCAAGCTCATCGACATGGGCGCGGTCTCGGGCATCGGGGCGTACGGGTTCATCTACGGGACGAAGGGGTTCCAGGCGCCGGAGGTGGCTACCGAAGGTCCGTCGATACGCAGTGATGTGTACACGGTCGGGCGCACGCTCGCCTCGCTCGTCGTGGATCTCCCGCAGACCGACGGGGTGTACGACCCCGGCGTCCCCACCCCCACCGAGGAGCCGCTGTTTCGGCGCTACACCTCGCTGTACCGGCTCATCAGCCGGTGCTGCGACCCGGACCCGGCGCGCCGCTTCGAGTCGATGGTGGAGCTCGAGGGCCAGCTGCTCGGCGTGCTGCGCGAGGTGGTGGCGGCGCGCGACGGGCGCACCTTCCCCGCCCAGCACTCGTTGTTCTCGCCGCAGCGTACCACGTTCGGCACCAAGCACCTCGTCTTCCGCACCGATCAGCTCATCGACGGCATCTCGCGCACCGTGGACATCACCCCGCAGGAGGTGGTGGCCGCCCTGCCGTCGCCGCTGATCAACCGCGACGACATCGGCGCCGCGATGCTCCAGGGTTCCTCGTACGCGGAGCCGCGCGAGACCCTGGAGACGCTGCGCCAGGCGATGACCACCCCGCAGTACGAGGAGTCCACGGAGATCCCGTTCGGCGTCGTGCGCACGATGCTCGACCTCGGGCTCACCAGGCAGGCGCGGGCGTGGCTGGTGAGCCTCGAGGAGCGCTTTGGCGGCACGTGGCGGCACTGGTGGTACTCCGGCGTGGTGGAGACGCTGCTCGGCGACTTCCGCGCCGCGAAGCGCTCCTTCGCCGAGGTGCTGCGCCTCCTGCCCGGCGAGGCGGCGCCGAAGCTCGCCCTCGCCGCGGTGAGCGACCTGCTCCTCCAGGAGCTGGGCACCCAGGAGCAGAAGCTTCTCGACGCCGACCTCGCCCGCGCCGCCGCCAGCCTGGACCAGCACCTCCACGAGGTGCCCAACGTTGTGTTCGAGGAGCTCGCTGCCCAGGGGGTCATTGACGCGGAGTGGTCGATGCAGACCGTCGAGCCGGTGGCGCTGCGCTTCCACGCGATCCGCCTCTACGCGCTCGTGTGGCTGACCAACCCGACGACGGTGTCCTCCGCGTTCGGGCTCGCCCGCATGCTCATGCGCGAAGACCAGGTGGCTCTGGCCATCAAGGCGCTGGACAAGGTGCCCAGCGCGTCGCGGCACTACCGCATGGCGCAGCTTACGGCGATCCTCTGCCTCGTTGCGCCGGAGTCGGAGGCGCACGCCGCCCCCACCGAAGAACAGATCCGGCTCGCCGCGCGGCGCCTCGAGCGCATCCCGTCGACGGAGCCGCGCTTCTTGCAGATCAAGGTGGCCGTTATCGAGGCGGGGCTGATCTACCTGCGCGAGCACCCCGCGTCATCGACGGCCACGCTGTTCGAGTACCCGTTCACCGTGCGCGGGCTGCGCCGCGGCCTCGCGCTCACGCTGCGGGCGCAGGCTAGGGTGGCGCCGTACCCGCAGCATCGCTACGCGCTGGTGGACATGGCGAACAAGGTCCGCCCGGCCACTTGGTTCTAG